From one Eucalyptus grandis isolate ANBG69807.140 chromosome 9, ASM1654582v1, whole genome shotgun sequence genomic stretch:
- the LOC104446157 gene encoding amino acid permease 2 has translation MASARIITAVIGQGVLPLVWAMAQLGWLMGPAALLLLAVIIICASALLANCYRTGDSIIGERNLTYVDAIQNILGGANVKLCELVYSLNLFGVVIGFTIAASISMTAINKSNCFHDKGDKSHCQSISYPYTIAFGVTEIVLSQIRNFDKRLGISIMATIMSLTYSTIGLALGIAKVAENGELKGSLTGISLGTVTQTQKIWRSFQALGNIVFAYSFAILFIEIQDTIKSPPPEAKTMRKATLISVAVLALFYMLCGSMGYGAFGDMAPGHLLAGFGFFSPYWLIDLSNAAITIHLVIAYQVHAQPLFAFMEKQFITSEIEIEIPIPIPGFRSSYTLCVFQLIWRTIFVIATTVISMLLPFFNEVIGLVGALGFWPLTVYFPVEMYIAQMKIHKWSTKWIGLQILSIACLIISVAATMGSIAGIVLRLQSYKPFGTSY, from the exons ATGGCCAGTGCTCGCATAATCACAGCCGTGATCGGGCAAGGAGTGCTGCCCCTGGTATGGGCCATGGCGCAGCTTGGGTGGCTGATGGGGCCGGCGGCGCTGCTCTTGCTCGCCGTCATCATTATCTGCGCCTCTGCCCTCTTGGCCAATTGTTACCGCACCGGCGATTCGATCATCGGCGAGCGCAACCTCACTTACGTGGACGCCATCCAAAACATTCTTG GTGGCGCGAACGTGAAGTTATGTGAACTAGTTTACAGCCTCAACCTTTTCGGAGTTGTCATTGGGTTCACCATTGCAGCCTCCATAAGCATGAC GGCAATCAACAAATCAAATTGCTTCCACGACAAAGGTGACAAAAGTCATTGTCAGTCAATTAGCTACCCATACACAATTGCATTTGGGGTCACCGAGATAGTTTTGTCCCAAATCCGGAACTTCGACAAGCGGCTGGGGATCTCCATCATGGCCACTATCATGTCGCTCACTTACTCGACTATTGGACTAGCCCTCGGCATCGCAAAAGTTGCAG AAAATGGAGAACTCAAAGGAAGTCTCACTGGGATAAGCCTTGGGACTGTCACTCAGACCCAAAAGATATGGAGGAGCTTCCAGGCTCTTGGTAACATAGTTTTTGCCTACTCGTTTGCAATCTTGTTCATCGAAATTCAG GACACGATTAAATCCCCACCACCGGAGGCCAAGACGATGAGGAAGGCCACGTTGATCAGTGTGGCGGTCCTGGCTCTATTCTACATGCTCTGTGGCAGCATGGGTTATGGCGCGTTCGGGGACATGGCACCTGGGCATCTCCTCGCCGGTTTCGGGTTCTTCAGCCCTTATTGGCTCATCGACTTATCAAATGCCGCCATCACGATCCACCTCGTCATTGCCTATCAAGTCCACGCCCAACCCCTTTTCGCCTTCATGGAGAAGCAGTTCATCACCAGcgagatcgagatcgagatcCCGATCCCGATTCCTGGTTTCCGATCATCCTACACGCTATGCGTCTTCCAGCTAATTTGGCGAACCATTTTCGTGATCGCAACCACTGTGATCTCGATGCTGCTTCCGTTCTTCAATGAAGTGATCGGATTGGTCGGTGCTCTAGGATTCTGGCCTTTGACGGTTTATTTCCCGGTTGAGATGTACATCGCCCAAATGAAAATCCATAAATGGAGCACGAAATGGATAGGCCTCCAAATTCTCAGTATAGCTTGCCTCATCATCAGCGTCGCCGCCACCATGGGCTCCATCGCCGGGATCGTGCTCCGTCTCCAGTCCTACAAGCCTTTCGGGACTAGCTACTAA